A window of Mucilaginibacter sp. PAMC 26640 contains these coding sequences:
- a CDS encoding cytochrome C oxidase subunit III: MAKIEQEDKLQLAPKKFNMWIFVFTSFMFFAALTSGFIVYAGGHGTGMNIKLPAIFTYSTAIIILSSITMYMSSAAARGLQFGKQRLYLWITLSLGVAFFAVQTYAWLILLPGMGVYFTNPNASQSFLYVFIWTHLLHILAGVLLLANTLFRSYRNTPQVKNLFGMQMSSIFWHFVDIIWIYLYVFLLLNQY; this comes from the coding sequence ATGGCTAAGATAGAACAGGAAGATAAACTTCAACTGGCGCCGAAGAAATTCAATATGTGGATTTTCGTATTCACATCGTTTATGTTTTTTGCTGCTTTAACCAGCGGATTCATTGTATACGCGGGGGGGCATGGTACTGGCATGAACATAAAGCTGCCTGCTATATTCACTTACAGCACCGCAATTATTATCCTAAGCAGCATTACCATGTATATGTCTTCTGCAGCAGCACGAGGATTGCAGTTTGGTAAACAGCGATTATACTTATGGATCACACTGTCACTTGGTGTGGCTTTTTTTGCTGTACAAACTTACGCCTGGCTTATTCTGTTGCCGGGTATGGGCGTATATTTTACCAATCCGAATGCGTCTCAGTCTTTTTTATATGTGTTCATCTGGACGCATTTATTACACATTCTAGCCGGCGTGCTGCTTTTAGCTAACACGCTTTTCCGCAGTTATAGGAACACGCCACAGGTTAAGAATTTATTTGGAATGCAGATGTCCTCTATATTTTGGCATTTTGTCGATATTATATGGATTTATCTGTATGTTTTTTTACTTTTGAACCAATATTAA
- a CDS encoding cytochrome oxidase assembly protein, whose protein sequence is MGINASGYTFLRINLITIILLFVLILAGGVVRSTGSGMGCPDWPKCFGQYIPPTSVSDLPANYKENYADKRLAKNQKFARMLDVFGYSDLASRIRNDRSILVPEEFNSARTWTEYINRLIGAISGLFLLLTAVYSFKYWNSNKLISILSVLNVIMVGLQAWLGSIVVSTNLVAWIVTVHMLLALAILAISIATYHMAKVSGRYKFSVKPLVAIVTLLVLALSILQITFGTEVREKIDAVASHLEGSYRDSWTSKAGEIFTQHRDMAMLVLVLNVVLYALIRRTFNRHSIQQQLMSFTFLMLMLQIVTGILLSYLALPPFAQAAHIVLASLVFGAQFYLLLNLFSSVNAQEGSR, encoded by the coding sequence ATGGGCATAAACGCATCCGGTTACACATTTTTAAGAATTAATCTCATTACTATCATACTGCTTTTTGTATTAATACTGGCAGGGGGTGTGGTGCGCAGTACCGGCTCAGGCATGGGATGCCCCGATTGGCCTAAATGTTTTGGCCAATATATCCCGCCAACCAGCGTATCAGATTTACCAGCTAATTACAAGGAGAATTATGCTGATAAACGATTGGCTAAAAATCAAAAATTTGCCAGGATGTTGGATGTATTTGGGTATAGCGATTTAGCGTCGCGGATCAGAAACGACCGGTCTATTTTGGTTCCTGAAGAGTTCAACAGCGCCCGAACCTGGACAGAATATATTAACCGTTTGATTGGCGCTATATCAGGCCTATTTCTGCTGCTTACAGCTGTCTACTCTTTCAAATATTGGAATAGCAACAAGCTCATTTCGATATTGAGTGTGCTTAATGTTATTATGGTTGGTTTACAGGCCTGGTTAGGGTCTATCGTGGTTTCTACTAATCTCGTTGCCTGGATAGTTACTGTGCATATGCTGCTTGCATTGGCTATTTTGGCTATTAGCATAGCAACTTATCACATGGCTAAAGTTAGCGGAAGGTATAAATTTAGTGTGAAACCACTAGTTGCGATAGTAACGTTATTGGTTTTAGCGTTAAGTATCCTCCAAATAACCTTCGGGACTGAAGTACGCGAAAAAATAGATGCAGTAGCAAGTCATCTGGAAGGAAGTTATCGCGATAGCTGGACAAGCAAGGCGGGAGAGATTTTTACCCAGCACAGGGATATGGCCATGCTGGTATTGGTTTTGAATGTAGTTTTGTACGCATTGATTCGAAGAACTTTTAACCGGCATTCTATTCAGCAGCAGCTGATGAGCTTTACATTTTTAATGCTCATGTTGCAAATAGTGACCGGCATTTTATTATCCTATTTGGCACTACCTCCGTTCGCACAGGCGGCGCATATTGTATTGGCTAGTCTGGTTTTTGGGGCACAATTTTATTTGCTGTTGAATTTATTTAGTTCGGTAAACGCGCAGGAGGGGAGCAGATGA
- a CDS encoding electron transport protein SCO1/SenC: MRKAAIFKKILILVMILALPGFLYYLLTAKGKNRYKPLPFYGSKAVAKTGHKFHGKFIPDTIYHKLDDFQLTDQNGKVVSSKSFDKKIFVLAFFYSRCPGVCTTVNSNMDSLAINYAKNKMVYFNSVTVDPTYDTQPVLKKYAGQFKPDEKWRFLTGDTATIYNLARNGVLLNALKAGDGSFVLDDKLVLIDAEKRIRGYYSGTSRTEVIKLKDEIKVLISEELRKVDKALY; this comes from the coding sequence ATGCGCAAAGCAGCCATCTTTAAAAAGATATTGATCCTGGTAATGATATTAGCATTACCGGGATTTTTATATTATTTGCTAACCGCAAAGGGCAAAAACAGATATAAACCACTTCCGTTTTATGGTTCAAAGGCAGTTGCCAAAACCGGCCATAAATTTCATGGTAAATTCATCCCTGATACCATTTATCATAAGCTCGATGACTTCCAACTAACCGATCAAAACGGAAAAGTAGTATCTTCTAAGTCGTTCGATAAAAAGATTTTTGTACTTGCTTTTTTTTATAGCCGTTGCCCAGGCGTTTGCACTACAGTGAATAGTAACATGGATAGCCTGGCCATAAACTACGCTAAAAACAAAATGGTGTATTTTAATTCGGTGACGGTAGACCCTACCTATGATACGCAACCTGTACTGAAGAAATACGCCGGACAATTTAAACCGGACGAAAAATGGCGTTTCTTAACCGGCGATACTGCTACGATATATAACCTGGCACGTAATGGCGTATTGTTAAATGCCTTAAAAGCAGGCGACGGTAGTTTTGTGCTCGATGACAAGCTGGTATTGATAGATGCAGAGAAAAGGATCAGGGGCTATTATTCGGGCACCTCGCGTACAGAGGTAATTAAATTGAAGGACGAGATTAAAGTGCTGATATCCGAAGAACTACGCAAAGTTGATAAGGCGCTATATTAG
- a CDS encoding cytochrome oxidase subunit III, translating to MSAQVSPIDEVKTTPWSGGKSPFDVEYGKMMMWFFLLSDAFTFSSLLIAYGALRFSANSWPAADLIFQSVPGMIEHGAPLVFVGLMTFILILSSVTMVLAVEAGHRMARTEVIWWMVATIIGGFTFLGCQALEWNHLHSEGFWWGTIPHELSEYFHKPSPVSETYTQQFANLFFTITGFHGFHVFSGVIINIIILVNVLVGTYQKRGSYLMIEKVGLYWHFVDLVWVFVFTFFYLV from the coding sequence ATGAGTGCACAAGTATCACCTATTGATGAAGTAAAAACCACACCATGGTCTGGCGGCAAATCGCCGTTTGATGTAGAGTATGGTAAAATGATGATGTGGTTTTTCCTCCTTTCGGATGCGTTTACCTTTTCCTCGTTATTGATCGCCTATGGCGCGCTGCGTTTCAGCGCCAACAGCTGGCCGGCAGCCGACCTGATATTCCAATCTGTACCGGGCATGATAGAGCATGGTGCTCCGTTGGTGTTCGTAGGCCTAATGACTTTTATCCTTATTCTTAGTTCGGTAACCATGGTACTGGCGGTTGAAGCAGGTCATCGCATGGCCCGCACGGAAGTTATTTGGTGGATGGTAGCTACAATTATTGGCGGGTTTACCTTTTTGGGTTGCCAGGCATTAGAATGGAACCATTTACACAGCGAAGGATTCTGGTGGGGAACTATTCCTCATGAGCTTAGCGAGTATTTCCATAAGCCATCACCTGTATCTGAAACTTACACACAGCAGTTTGCTAATCTTTTCTTTACCATTACCGGTTTTCATGGTTTCCACGTATTTAGCGGCGTAATCATCAACATTATTATCCTGGTAAACGTATTAGTAGGTACCTATCAAAAACGTGGCAGCTATTTAATGATAGAAAAAGTCGGCCTTTACTGGCACTTTGTGGACCTTGTTTGGGTATTCGTATTTACTTTCTTCTATTTAGTTTAA
- a CDS encoding caa(3)-type oxidase, which translates to MSEHNEAHAEHGEHEGMTKKKIFQIFGVLLGITVVEFIIALWLVPKGFIPLHFANPIYIVLTLAKAFYIIAYFMHLKFEKIGLMLAVVVPVLFIIGLILVLTNESHYWVDLRL; encoded by the coding sequence ATGTCAGAACACAACGAAGCTCATGCAGAGCACGGCGAACACGAAGGAATGACCAAGAAGAAGATCTTTCAGATCTTCGGTGTATTATTAGGTATTACCGTTGTCGAATTTATTATAGCACTTTGGTTAGTCCCTAAAGGATTTATACCGTTGCATTTTGCAAACCCAATTTATATAGTGTTAACATTGGCTAAGGCATTTTACATCATAGCTTACTTTATGCACTTAAAGTTTGAAAAAATAGGTTTGATGCTTGCAGTTGTTGTACCTGTTTTATTCATTATTGGGCTTATACTTGTATTGACCAACGAAAGCCATTACTGGGTGGATTTGAGATTATAA
- a CDS encoding cytochrome c oxidase subunit I — translation MDHKMIAKQFLVTGITMAFIAMILSILFRIQLAYPEKEFPLMETLLGRFAPGGRLDSNFYLALVTIHGTIMVFFVLTAGLSGTFSNLLIPLQLGARDMASPFMNMLSYWFFFTASVVMLSSFLVQKGPASGGWTIYPPLSALPKAMPGSGMGMTLWLISMVLFIASSLMGAINYVSTVLNMRTKGMDLWKMPLTIWAFFLTAILGILAFPVLVAGVVLLIFDRSFGTSFYLSEIVIGGNSVQPFEGGSPILFQHLFWFLGHPEVYIVIMPAMGISSEVMSVNSRKPIFGYHAMVYSLIGITVLSFIVWGHHMFVTGMNPFLGGVFMITTLIIAVPSAVKTFNWLATLWRGNIRFTAAMLFAIGMVSFFISGGLTGIFLGNAALDINLHDTYFVVAHFHLVMGSAAIFGMLAGVYHWFPKMYGRLMNEKLGYLHFWLTFIGAYLVFFPMHFMGLDGVPRRYYAFTEFESMKRWLSVNVFITWAAIMSACAQVAFLINFVYSMFWGKKTTQNPWEANTLEWTAPVEHIHGNWPGEIPTVYRWPYDYSKPGADEDYILQTVPLSQTMSSNLPHDFEDNPAGLEAHATWTSTQKSNEEVK, via the coding sequence ATGGATCACAAGATGATCGCCAAGCAATTCCTGGTGACAGGTATTACCATGGCTTTTATCGCGATGATCTTATCTATCTTGTTTAGGATCCAATTGGCTTACCCTGAAAAAGAATTCCCTTTAATGGAAACATTACTAGGTCGTTTTGCACCGGGTGGGCGTTTAGATTCCAATTTTTATTTAGCCCTTGTAACTATACATGGTACCATCATGGTATTCTTTGTTCTTACAGCAGGGTTAAGCGGTACTTTTAGCAATCTGCTAATTCCATTACAGTTAGGTGCACGCGATATGGCTTCGCCATTTATGAACATGCTTTCTTACTGGTTCTTTTTTACAGCCAGTGTAGTAATGTTGTCTTCATTCTTAGTACAAAAGGGCCCTGCAAGTGGTGGCTGGACGATTTATCCACCTTTGTCTGCTTTGCCTAAAGCTATGCCGGGTTCTGGTATGGGTATGACCTTGTGGCTCATCAGTATGGTGTTATTTATTGCATCATCATTAATGGGTGCTATCAATTATGTAAGTACAGTATTAAATATGCGTACTAAAGGGATGGACCTTTGGAAGATGCCTTTAACTATATGGGCGTTCTTCCTAACCGCTATCCTGGGTATTCTTGCATTCCCGGTTTTGGTTGCCGGTGTTGTGTTATTGATTTTTGACCGTAGCTTCGGTACAAGTTTTTACCTTTCAGAGATCGTTATCGGCGGTAATAGCGTACAGCCGTTTGAAGGCGGTAGCCCTATTTTGTTCCAGCATTTATTCTGGTTCCTGGGCCACCCTGAGGTGTATATTGTAATCATGCCGGCAATGGGTATCTCGTCGGAGGTTATGTCTGTGAACTCTCGTAAGCCTATCTTCGGTTATCATGCAATGGTTTACTCTTTAATAGGTATTACTGTATTATCGTTCATCGTATGGGGACACCATATGTTTGTAACGGGTATGAATCCGTTTTTGGGTGGTGTGTTTATGATCACGACATTGATCATTGCAGTACCATCAGCTGTAAAAACATTTAACTGGCTTGCAACTTTATGGAGAGGTAATATCCGCTTTACTGCAGCTATGCTGTTTGCTATCGGTATGGTGTCGTTCTTTATCTCAGGTGGTTTAACAGGTATTTTCTTGGGTAACGCTGCGCTTGACATTAACCTGCACGATACTTATTTTGTGGTTGCTCACTTCCACCTGGTGATGGGCTCCGCTGCTATATTTGGTATGTTGGCTGGGGTTTACCATTGGTTCCCTAAAATGTACGGTCGTTTAATGAATGAAAAATTAGGCTACCTGCACTTTTGGTTAACCTTTATTGGTGCTTACCTGGTGTTCTTCCCGATGCACTTTATGGGTCTTGATGGCGTGCCACGCCGTTACTATGCATTCACCGAGTTTGAATCTATGAAACGGTGGTTGTCAGTAAATGTATTTATTACATGGGCGGCAATTATGTCGGCATGTGCTCAGGTAGCTTTCCTTATCAACTTTGTGTATTCGATGTTCTGGGGTAAGAAAACTACACAAAACCCTTGGGAGGCAAATACATTGGAGTGGACAGCACCTGTTGAGCATATCCATGGCAACTGGCCCGGGGAGATTCCAACTGTTTATCGTTGGCCATATGACTATAGTAAGCCTGGAGCAGATGAAGATTACATCCTGCAAACTGTGCCATTATCTCAAACAATGAGCTCTAACCTTCCGCATGATTTTGAAGATAATCCTGCTGGTTTAGAGGCGCACGCTACATGGACCAGCACTCAAAAAAGCAACGAAGAGGTAAAATAA
- a CDS encoding lipid-binding protein: MYKYLTFLVLLLKISGASAQYVWTPKTETDGIKVSTSMVPKSKFKAIKVECDISATASQLVKVLMDVKNCTEWVYHTKSCILLKQPSPAEVYYYSEVSIPWPATNRDFVAHLTVHQNPENKVVTVDGPVVNGMVPAKEGIVRITESKGEWVITPIGKNNVKVVYTLQVDPAGDIPAWLINLFAAEGPTKSFEALRQQVKKSEYQQGVAYIRD, encoded by the coding sequence ATGTACAAATATTTAACATTTCTCGTTTTGCTGCTGAAAATTTCGGGAGCATCTGCGCAATACGTATGGACTCCAAAAACCGAAACTGATGGGATTAAGGTTTCCACCAGCATGGTGCCAAAATCTAAATTTAAAGCAATAAAGGTGGAGTGCGATATTAGTGCAACGGCATCACAGCTGGTGAAAGTTTTAATGGACGTGAAAAACTGTACTGAATGGGTATATCATACCAAATCATGCATATTGCTTAAGCAACCATCGCCAGCTGAAGTTTATTACTATTCAGAGGTAAGCATCCCCTGGCCTGCTACAAACCGCGATTTTGTTGCACATCTCACCGTTCATCAAAATCCGGAAAACAAAGTTGTTACGGTAGATGGGCCGGTAGTGAATGGCATGGTGCCCGCAAAAGAGGGAATTGTGAGGATAACCGAATCAAAAGGCGAGTGGGTTATTACGCCTATCGGAAAAAATAATGTTAAAGTTGTTTATACGCTTCAGGTAGATCCGGCAGGTGACATCCCTGCCTGGTTGATCAACCTCTTCGCGGCAGAAGGGCCCACTAAAAGCTTTGAGGCATTAAGGCAACAGGTTAAGAAATCGGAATATCAGCAAGGTGTGGCTTATATCAGAGACTAG
- a CDS encoding alpha-L-fucosidase encodes MNKFIFWVIILSFSVNRYSSAQITAPKPFGPVPGTNQFRVQQMESYAFVHFSLNTYTDQSWGFGNEDVNLFNPKELDCRQWAKTCKEAGMKGVIITAKHHCGFCLWPSDYTAYSVKNAPWKNGKGDVIKEMADACKEYGLKLGIYLSPWDRNHPDYGKPEYITYFRNQLTELLTNYGPIFEVWFDGANGGSGYYGGANETRTIDRKTYYDWKNTYALIHKIQPNCVIWNDGGERGDLRWVGTEAGYVGETNWSLLNATGEVPFDMLHYGLENGDSWVAAEVNTSIRPEWFYHPSEDTKVKTLPQLMDTYYNSIGRNATFLLNFPIMPNGLINERDVKAASEYGNAVKEAFAVDLARSKKVTASNVRGNSKQFSADKAVDNNTDTYWATNNKVNVASLTIDLGRATSFNRFLVQEYIRLGQRVKTFKVEALINGSWKDVAMATTIGYKRILRFPSVKATKIRLTITDSKSCPLISNIGVYNAQQILTAPSIIRDQSGKIIIMPADKESVVYYTLDGSAPGIASKKYSGPFQTDGRLEIKAVASDTATNKNSPIIGEKFDLPRKDWIIVGTDDEKAKAILDGDPSTVWHPKNINKKLPIDLVIDLGGEESLTGFRYLPDPGIWGPGIISQYQFYVSPDNKEWKLVDEGEFANIKNNPLIQIKKFASVQARYVKFRALKNTEGNENIGYAEVDVITAQP; translated from the coding sequence ATGAATAAGTTTATTTTTTGGGTTATCATTCTTTCTTTTTCTGTAAACAGGTATTCCAGTGCTCAGATCACTGCGCCAAAGCCATTTGGCCCTGTTCCTGGCACTAACCAGTTTCGGGTACAACAGATGGAGTCGTATGCATTTGTGCACTTTTCATTGAATACCTACACAGACCAGTCTTGGGGATTTGGAAATGAAGATGTGAATTTATTTAACCCAAAAGAACTGGACTGCAGGCAATGGGCAAAAACATGCAAAGAAGCTGGCATGAAAGGGGTTATTATAACCGCAAAGCACCACTGCGGTTTTTGCCTCTGGCCGTCGGACTATACCGCATACTCCGTTAAAAACGCTCCATGGAAAAATGGAAAGGGGGATGTAATTAAAGAAATGGCCGATGCCTGCAAAGAATATGGATTGAAGCTAGGCATTTATTTGTCTCCCTGGGATAGGAACCACCCAGATTATGGCAAGCCCGAATACATCACTTATTTTAGGAACCAGCTCACCGAACTGCTGACTAACTATGGCCCAATCTTCGAAGTGTGGTTTGATGGGGCTAACGGAGGTTCTGGTTATTACGGTGGCGCTAACGAGACCCGCACTATTGACCGGAAGACCTATTATGACTGGAAGAACACTTACGCGCTGATTCACAAAATACAGCCAAACTGTGTGATCTGGAACGATGGCGGTGAACGAGGCGACTTGCGATGGGTTGGAACGGAGGCAGGCTATGTTGGCGAAACAAATTGGAGCCTGCTAAACGCTACAGGCGAGGTGCCTTTTGATATGCTGCATTACGGTTTAGAGAATGGCGATAGTTGGGTTGCGGCCGAAGTGAATACCTCTATCAGGCCGGAATGGTTTTATCATCCAAGTGAAGATACTAAGGTGAAAACCTTACCTCAGCTCATGGACACTTATTATAATTCCATTGGGCGCAACGCCACTTTTCTGCTTAACTTTCCAATCATGCCAAATGGCTTAATAAATGAAAGAGACGTAAAAGCTGCATCTGAATATGGTAATGCGGTTAAAGAAGCGTTTGCGGTAGACCTGGCAAGATCGAAGAAAGTTACCGCTTCTAATGTTCGTGGTAACAGTAAACAATTTAGCGCTGATAAAGCTGTTGACAATAATACAGATACCTATTGGGCTACAAATAATAAGGTAAACGTCGCTTCGCTAACCATTGATTTGGGCAGGGCCACTTCATTTAACCGTTTCCTGGTCCAGGAATATATCCGATTGGGGCAAAGGGTGAAAACATTCAAAGTTGAAGCGTTGATTAACGGTAGTTGGAAAGATGTAGCCATGGCTACAACAATTGGCTACAAACGTATCTTACGTTTCCCAAGTGTAAAGGCCACCAAGATACGTTTAACTATTACCGATTCGAAAAGTTGCCCGCTCATCTCGAACATTGGTGTATATAACGCGCAACAGATCCTAACTGCGCCATCCATTATCAGAGACCAATCGGGTAAAATAATTATAATGCCTGCCGATAAAGAATCAGTGGTTTATTATACTTTAGATGGAAGCGCGCCGGGCATTGCTTCAAAGAAGTATAGCGGCCCATTTCAAACTGATGGAAGATTAGAAATAAAAGCAGTAGCCAGTGACACTGCTACTAACAAAAACAGCCCCATAATAGGCGAGAAGTTTGATCTCCCCCGAAAGGATTGGATAATTGTGGGCACTGATGATGAAAAGGCTAAAGCAATTTTAGATGGAGACCCTTCTACCGTATGGCATCCAAAAAATATAAACAAGAAATTGCCGATCGATTTGGTGATTGATCTTGGGGGGGAAGAAAGTTTAACTGGTTTTAGGTACTTGCCAGATCCAGGTATTTGGGGTCCAGGGATCATTAGCCAATATCAATTTTATGTATCGCCCGATAATAAAGAGTGGAAATTGGTTGATGAAGGAGAGTTCGCAAATATTAAAAACAACCCGCTGATACAAATTAAAAAATTTGCGAGCGTTCAAGCGCGTTATGTTAAATTTAGGGCCCTAAAGAATACAGAAGGTAACGAAAATATAGGATATGCTGAAGTAGATGTAATAACTGCACAACCCTAA
- a CDS encoding protoheme IX farnesyltransferase — protein sequence MKWSDFSKLIKLRLTFLVTFSASISFIIAVKANGGDTWGSLYSSTMWINWIKLVIGGFLVTSAANCFNEVIEVKLDRLMKRTMDRPMPAGRMTTGQGLVLGLGMGMVGTYLLGTLNLLTGLLSVFSIILYAFAYTPLKRHSAIAVFVGAIPGALPALIGYVAGQPHGRIDTIALILFSIQFVWQFVHFWAIAWVLDDDYKLAGFRLLPTGKRDRASAAITFIFAIIMVPVSLLPTFYGYGGYYVGGVSLIMSMIFLYQAFNLLRTLEIGAARKLMFGSFYYLPVVQLMFLFDFLGNVK from the coding sequence ATGAAGTGGAGTGATTTTAGTAAACTGATAAAGTTGAGGCTTACCTTTTTGGTTACGTTCTCGGCTTCTATATCCTTTATCATTGCGGTAAAGGCAAATGGGGGCGACACCTGGGGTTCACTATACAGCAGCACCATGTGGATCAACTGGATCAAATTGGTTATTGGTGGTTTCCTGGTAACATCTGCAGCAAATTGCTTTAATGAAGTAATTGAAGTGAAGTTGGATAGGTTAATGAAACGTACTATGGACAGGCCAATGCCGGCGGGCAGAATGACCACCGGTCAAGGCCTTGTTTTAGGCTTAGGTATGGGTATGGTTGGTACTTACCTTTTGGGTACTTTGAATTTGCTTACAGGCTTATTATCGGTATTCTCCATTATATTATACGCTTTTGCTTACACACCATTGAAGCGGCACTCGGCAATAGCTGTTTTTGTTGGTGCAATTCCAGGCGCACTACCTGCTTTGATAGGTTACGTAGCTGGTCAGCCGCATGGGCGGATAGATACTATTGCATTGATTTTATTTAGTATTCAATTTGTGTGGCAGTTCGTGCATTTCTGGGCCATAGCCTGGGTGCTGGATGATGATTACAAACTGGCGGGGTTCCGTTTGCTGCCAACTGGTAAAAGAGATAGGGCTAGTGCGGCAATTACCTTTATCTTTGCGATTATAATGGTGCCGGTTAGCCTGTTGCCAACATTTTACGGTTACGGCGGTTACTATGTTGGAGGGGTATCATTAATAATGAGTATGATATTTTTATACCAGGCATTTAACCTGCTGCGCACGCTCGAAATTGGGGCGGCCCGCAAGTTAATGTTTGGCTCTTTTTATTACCTGCCAGTAGTGCAGCTAATGTTTTTATTTGATTTTTTAGGAAACGTGAAATGA
- a CDS encoding TIGR02453 family protein, protein MIQVHTLDFLKELVENNNREWFQANKERYDKARENVIELAAGLIAKIHQVDAGVSADLDPKKSVMRIYRDIRFSKNKIPYKNNFGVSIPSHGVKLGGVEYYLQIQPGKSFIAGGYWMPEAEHLKAIRQEIDYNAADLKKIVDDPEFVKLFGELRKQDQLKTAPRDYSPDNENIELLKLKSFIVMHPLTDKDVLGAKLTDKILNACEKLYPLNVFLKNAIG, encoded by the coding sequence ATGATCCAGGTACATACACTCGATTTTTTAAAAGAACTTGTAGAAAATAACAATCGCGAGTGGTTCCAGGCGAATAAAGAGCGATACGATAAAGCGCGGGAAAATGTTATTGAGCTGGCCGCTGGTCTGATTGCTAAGATCCATCAGGTAGACGCTGGTGTTAGCGCAGATCTCGATCCAAAGAAGAGTGTGATGCGTATTTACCGCGATATCCGTTTCAGCAAAAATAAAATTCCTTATAAAAACAATTTTGGCGTTAGTATCCCTTCACACGGTGTAAAACTGGGCGGTGTAGAATACTATTTACAGATTCAGCCCGGCAAATCATTCATTGCCGGCGGCTATTGGATGCCCGAGGCTGAACACCTTAAAGCTATCCGGCAGGAAATTGACTATAATGCGGCCGATCTGAAAAAAATAGTTGATGACCCTGAGTTCGTAAAATTATTTGGTGAACTCAGGAAACAGGATCAATTGAAAACAGCCCCGCGAGATTACAGCCCAGATAATGAGAATATAGAATTACTTAAGCTGAAAAGCTTTATTGTAATGCACCCTTTAACCGATAAGGATGTGTTAGGGGCTAAGCTTACAGATAAAATCTTAAACGCCTGTGAGAAATTATATCCGCTGAACGTTTTCTTAAAGAACGCTATCGGTTAA